TTACCACTGATTTACTGTTCCATTAGTTGCTTGTTCATCTATACCCTTCCATACACATGCTTATGAATCTCCATTGTCATCCTTACCTCCCACTGTTAGAACTCATCCTATGACAAGGCGGCTTTGCCCACAACAAAACATTAATTTGACATTGTTTGTACTTTAATTcgttctccttcttctttttattctttctttttttttttctactttaattttTCCATTTATTTGCAAATTAAATTACCATTTGAAATATCAGTTTTCAACATAGAGACCAATAAAAATTGATCCTTAACATTTGGCCAGGCCATCAATTAAAATTGGGCATGGTTAGATGGAAATTTGGCAGCCAATGTTTATAGCCAGCAGAATTTAGCTACTATCGGATATATAGGTCTTAAGCCAAAATTGGCATATGTCTAGTAGTGATCATAATTAATGGCTACTCCTCCAAGTTAAAGTTGCATGAAAATGTAGGTTCTATGAAATTATTATGAACGTACCTGAAGAAGATCCCCAATGTTGACAACAAGTGCACCATGGATGGGAGGCACATCAATCCATTGATTTTGATGTAGAATTTGGAGGCCACCAATTTGGTCTTGCAATAATATTGTGATTAAGTCATTGTCAGTGTGCTTGCTATTTCCCATCGTTAACTCTGGCTGAGGGCATACAGGGTAATAGTGACACAGAACAACGAAACCATCACCATATCCCATTTCTTGAAGGTGATTTCGGTTAAGTCCAAGTGCTTCTGATACTAACTCTAACAAAGTAGAAGCAAATGACTTTACTTTCTTTGAGTATTCAATCACAATGTCCCTGCATTTATAACCCTATGTTGAGCATCATGGAAGATGGATAATTTCAAAGTAGTATTTTGCCtttagaaaaatttgaaaaataaaaagaagagagtaaatTTATGATGATGGAACTAAAACAAAACAACTTAAATATATTGGTTTTTTTCTTCTACAATAGACAAAGCCagttcattaaaaaaaatataaatattgattaaattaagaAGTCGTCATTAGATTTCACCATATTAATAGTAATACAAaagtaaattaatattataattttattttcgccttacaataaaaatttattttccaaTTTGAGACCTTCAGAAAAAGCACAAATTTACCTATTACTTTACCAATTcagtattattatataaatcaataattaattattgtacgAATTAAGCACAAGAAAAGAACTCAACCCGTAGGCATGCCACAATGACTTCACACTATCATATTAGCTAACAATATAGTGCTGTATCTAAATTTAATGAAGATCTTCAGCAATAAATGAGCAGAACAGGTAGATCCCTAATGCAATTATGACGACTAAGGATTAACATTTAACAGTTTCTGTATTCCCACACAAAAATTGTATTGTTGATATTAATTATTTCATAGAATCTAACCAAGAACATAGTACTAAAATGAAAGCAGTAACAATTGAGATATTTACATAAAACCGaaagaataattaaacaaataaaacatgAAATCATAATATCCAAAACTAGGTTATATTAGTAAAACTAGAGAAAATTTCACTATTCTCTTCTACGAGATGCTAAAATGatatttctctctcttttattttctaaatgcACATTCTCCTcccttctaaattttaaaaaacctccCTTTTAATCCATATTaaactttttgtgttaactaatattaactttatatatattattttaacattaaataaaaaattttagtaaaattatttttcaatatcaatatatattaattattatacatattaacagtggtaatatttttttatttaatgttaaaataatatatattaatatcaaaaaattaataataaatataaaaataattgttaacaaaaattttagtaaaattataatttaataattaaaaaattattgaagggtaggtattttaaaaaaaataatttaatcattaatttttttaaaatattttagtaaaaatacaatttaatcaataaaaaaataatttattaaatagtaTTTTAGTAAGCAAAAATTaacgataaaaaataaaatttttgttaatgggtatttttcaaaaaataatttattttttttaaaaaatagataaagttaacattagttaacataaaaaatttaaaggtagaaactcaggtgcagtcaacttcacgtgaagttaatacttgagagctgttagatgatttgactgatttgattaaatttttatctaatgactctgagatatcaacttcacgtaaagtctacttcacctgagtttttaccaaatttaaaatggattaaagaggacgtttttaaaaaattaaaaaaatgtacatttataaaatagatttataaaataaaggaaaaaaaatattattttaatatctcGCATGGGAGGAGAGTAAAATTTTCTCAAAACTATTATCATCATCACGCAAACCTGCAAACTTGAGGTAATTCTTCATCTTTAGGAGGATTAGGTGCCATGGAAATTCCAAGTGAGTCCCTCCAATTAACATAAGGTTCCTGAAATAGACTGAAATTGGAAACATAAAGAACCTTCTTGGAAAGATCCCGTGTGTAGTAGCGTTTTCTGACCTCAGGATCTTGCTCATGGAACATGCGAGTTCCATTAATCATGTCATCCAACACATGAACTGGGATGCCATGGTTTATGATCTGAAAGAACCCCCAATTCTCACAAGCATCCTTAACCTTCTCCACAACATCATCGCCAATAATACCACTATTGATATCTATTATGGGGATGCTGAACTTTGATTTTGGTTTACTGCTACTATTTGACTCAGGTTCATTGCAATGGAATATAGGTGGAACTTTTGTAACCCGATTTTCTATTAGGCCTTGGACACCAAGTTTTGTATCATCAAATGCCTTCACTTCACTCATCCTATCATAACCTGAATGCGACTTTTCTATTGTGCTTGTTTCCTCCATGTTTAAGAGGCTTGATGAGGATTCAATATTAAAGATCATGGACATAAGATGAGCAAATTAAATGAAGGGGAGAGAAACAAAGTCAATGATACTTTGGTATTTATTATCGCATATTCCCATATTCAAGAGATTGAAAACGCCTTAAGGTTACAAATAAAGTTGCGTAGACAATGTTGTcctcaaaagaaaaatataaaatttgtttggTTGCAGGGACGAAGATAAGAATATAAAAGTTTAGTGTTTATAATTgaagtaattattaattagtaataCTGCATGTATATCAAAATCAGCCATCAAAATCATCAAGCCACCAGTatcaaatatatgttaaaatataaatatacactaaaaataaattaaatcatatatattttatattaatacattagtggctgattttagtgactgattttgatatacaaataatattttttattattaatattacttTGCTACCTTAAGAAAAGATTCAGCAGCATAAACAATTAGGAAGCGAATATTTAGAGCAACTCCAATGCCACTTTGAGGAGCTCTTGTGACACGTGAGGATCATTGTACCGTCGGAGTAAAGGGTTTAGAGAATCCCTTCTCTTGGATCAATGAAAGGAGTCCTTCTGAGGAAGAATTTTTAACATAATATATAGAGCagttatttaaattattctctaaaaattttaaaagtgaatattttaatttttaaaaaaaattaatacataaaaatatttttaaggttTTATCCTGATAAGCAAATtagtttctattttatttttcagagaaATAATAACCTAAAccaattcttaaaaattttaaaagtggaCATTTTagtttctaaataaattaataaacagatcaattctaatattttttttcgtccgacataacattttttatttatttttcagcatgattcactaaatttttcaagtatttattaaaaaaaatattagcagatattataatcaaattaacttttaaagttaaattaaccctatttgatttttaatatgatatattttcaaaaaaatactattaaatCATTCTCACTATATACATAATTCTAAATCCAACAAAAAAATGTACTAATtacataataatattgtatcataatttttttacatatttttagacaaaaataatgataaatttattcattacatttttatatatgtatttataatataaaaagaattcCACAAAATAGATTAAAATACAACATGACCTATATTTAATCTCTACTATAATGATGCCAGAACTTTTACTATTATTAAAATAGATTATACTTACTAATTTAAAGAATTCCAGTTTTATAATACACCTAAGTTATTACATGTTTAGTAATCTTTACTTCTTTAGACGCTAATTTAATCTAGGTAAGGGAATTACATACATTCtaattctatcatatttttaaaatcaaacactaaatcaaaataataaattaatttttgtgtgcactatttttttatcttttgtaataataaattagtaataataaaaaatcattaattatatttttcatcaaaTAACTAATAAACCTTTAACTCAATAGTTGTTGATATGACAGTTACACATACGAGTTATAATTCGGTATCATATGTTATACCTCGGCTTAACAAACTATAACTCGACTACACGATACCTACAATCCTAACGTGCGACCAAACAGTACAATAATCGGATATGTTACCTATTTTCTCCAAACCGAGCTAATTGCTCGAACCGTTACTGATAAGGACTTCACCATATAAAAGCAAGGTAAAGTATTCTCTTCGGATATACTAAAACATACATATACTGACTTAAGCATTGgggtgcctttgcaggtacactcctCCCCTCCTCAATTGCTCGCAAGCTACAGCTCGGCAATCATCCATAACAGAGAGCCGACTTGTTCCCCAGCACACACAGGCAAGAACAATTAGCGCCTACCGTAGGGCCCGAAAGGATATAAAACCCTCTCTTTTTCTCAGCCCCATTACCTTCACCCATACACATGGCTGATGCACAACCTCCTTTCATGTCCGAGCTCCTTCGGATGGTAACTGAGCTACAACAGGCAAACCAGCGTATGGCgcaagaaaatcaaaaaatggTTGATCATATTGTTGAGTTGAACAACGCTCGGATCGAAAATAACAATGGTCGTCAACCACAACCGGAAGACGAGGAACACCAATCTGACCTGACCATTGTTTCTGAAACTATTTGGATTCAGCCACGAAATGAAGAAGCCCAGcctgaagaaaaaaatgaggagcctgaagaaaaaaatgaggagCCTGACAATTCTATAGGACCACTCACACTAGAAGTGATGAACTTTGAACTACCACGAAGATTCACCATACCAATGACCCTCACCCCCTACGACGAGCTTGGAGACCCAAAGAAGTTCCACGAAAAATTCCGATCAATAATTATCATTAACGGTGCATCTGATCTTGTTTTATATCGTTGCTTTCCAAATTATTTAGACGGTCCTGCAATTGACTGGCTTTGTGCTTTGCCTACAGATTCTATCTCACGATTTCAGGAACTGGCCAAGCAATTTGATGATCATTTTGCTAGATCTGCTATTTATCTTCATGATTCAGATTATCTGAATACAATCAAGTAAGGATAGAATGAGAACCTGAAAGACTACATGACTCACTTCACGAAGATCGTAATAAGCATACCAGACCTCCACCTTGAGGTCCATCTGCATGCCATCAATAGTGGACTTCGGCCAGGAAAGTTCGAAGAGACCATCGCAGTAGCCAAGCCAAAAACCCTTGTTGACTTTTGCAAAAAGGCCAAGGGACAAATCGATATCGAAGAGCTTAGACAAGCTCGAAAAGCTGATAAAACATACTACAGTGACGAGGACAAGACGCAAAACAGTAAGAAAAGTTTTAAACTAACTCCTCGGTTTGAATCTTACACGCAGTTCAACACAAAACGAGAGGATATCATCAAAGAAATCCTGAACTCAAAATTTATCAAACCACCAAGGAAGGCCGACACCTATCAAGATACCAAGAACGTAGATAAGTCCAAATATTGTATTTTCCACCAGAAGCATGGCCACACCACTAATGAATGTGTAGTCGCAAAAGACCTTTTATAGCGGCTAACTCGACAAGGTCATCTTGACAAGTACATCACCGGCCACATGCAAAAACGTGCACCATCCTCCACTGGAAACACTTCGTCAAAACAATAATATAGGGGAAAGGAGAAGGCGTCTTCAACCCAGTATGAACAACCCCGAGGCATAATCAACTATATTTCAGGTGGATATGCAAGTGGAGGAGCATCAAGCTCGACTCGAAAAAGGACTTTTCGAACAATGTATTCAGTTGAAGGGTCCCAAAGTGAACCCAAACCTGCCCCCCAATTTCCGCAAATGACATTCACACCCGCCAATTTCGATTGCAATATTCAAAATCTGGATGACCCTGTGGTTATCTCTCTTCAATTGGGGGATTTGATGGTAAAAAGGGTCCTACTAGATCCGAGAAGTAGCGCTGACGTTCTATTTTATTCTACCTTTTAGAAAATGAAACTCAGTGACAACATCCTCTAACCATCGAGTGGAGACTTAGTTGACTTCTCATGTAAATGAGTTTCTGTATTGAAATCGGTGTGGTTACAAACCACACTGGATAAACATTCTTTATCTAAAACATTTGATATTCAGTATTTAGTGGTAGATTGTTTTAGCCTTTCGCATAACTTATTTATGTAGagtataaaataacttaatgtAATTCAGGTTTGCAGAGCTGTGCTTCCCCGCTTATTAGAAGAGATCTTGTCAACTAGAATAATGGTGAAACAAGCAATTAAAAAGTTGGCTCCCTCAAAGCAAGTGCTTCAGCGGGTATTATATATCATGTGACTTGGATTTAATAACTCctagttatatatttatttaatactaCTAGTATAATagtaaagacaaaaaatatcataCTTTCAATCTGAACATTTCTGAaagataattttagaaattaatacTACCagtattaatttatatttcatatctaaatttttgtctcattaaataattattttgatttttttatttttataattacgaATAAGTTTGtatgtattattaatatattaattatttttttcttgttgcactttttcaactcataattattttttctatataattatgCAGATAATTCTAAAGATGTGAGTGAAGATTAAGATGTTTATCATGATGGTTTTTTGGTAAAGATGGAGCTAGTGTTGGAAATTGAAAGATGTATGATTGATGATTATGTCTTTTATTAGAAGATACATTTGtatgatataatattttgattttttctaatttattagTAGTAAACTTTAAGTGGTCTCATGCATATTTTGATATGAGTATGCTTATTTTAGGGTGAGATGTATGAATATTCAAAATTATGATCATCCcaatatttttggttcattatataaatatattttgtttcatgataatttttattatttaaagattaTTGTAtggtattattatgtatttatttttatttaattatagttaactaatttattttataatagttaACTATTTTTTTGAATTCTGGTAACTATTTgtgctgaaaagcgtagcctttgttCCTGGACAGTATCAGCTAAACAGCGCACCCTATTCCCAAAGGCCAGAAGTGTAGCCTTTGATACAAAAAAgtgtagcctttgagaatagacAACACTAGTATAGGCATCCCCAAAAAAGCATCCCCAAAGcctaaaaagcgtagcctttgcctaaggaatcatttttttttttcatttttaactacacttttcaagtgtacctgaatgagtgtttttcttgtagtgactcAATGTGAAGAGCCCAACTTATGTTAAAGAGGTCTAACAATTAAATGGAAGGTTGGCCGCTTTATCTAGATTTTTAGCAGGGTCAGCTCTAAAATCACTTCCCCTCTACTCAATTTTAAAGAAAGGGAAGCAATTTGAATGGACCCTAGAATGCGAATAGGCCTTCTAAGACTTCAAGATATTgttggggcaaccacccataCTTACCCGACCTGAAAAAGGGGAAGAACTCGTGCTATACCTCGGCCATGGTCTGAGAAGACAAAAAAGGGCAACAACTtatctacttcatcagcaaataCTTACAAGGGGCAGAGCTGAAttatcaaaagataaaaaagtttGCTTATGCCTTTGTTCTTACATCGCGAAGGCTCCGACCTTACTTCCAAGCCCATACCATTAAAGTTCGCACTAATCAACCAATGAAAAATatcctacaaaaaaaaaacatggcTAGGAGAATTTTACAATGGGCAGTAGAACTGTCCAAGTTTGATTTAAGATGCGAAACTCGGACAACCATCAAATCGCAATACCTCGCCGACTTTATCGCTGAATACACTGAAAGTCCTGAAAACCCTACTACATAGAGTATGTACGTAGATGGGTCATCAAACAAGTCTGGAAGAGGAACTTGTATTATTCTAGAAAGCGATCAAGGAACTCGGATAGAAGTATCCTTAATGTTCGAATTCCCTACATCCAATAATGATGAAGAATATAAAGCTCTACTTGCTGGATTGAAGCTAGCTAAACAAGTGGAGGCAGAAAAGGTGGTGGTATTCAGTGATTTGCAGGTAATAACTTCACAAATTAATGGCACCTACCAAGCTAAAGACCGCACTAAGAAGAAGTACCTGGATGAGACACGAGAACAACTAACACTCTTTTTAGAAAGTGAGGTCCGACATATAACTCGTAACTCAGAAGTCCAATGTCCAAGCTGATGCTCTATCAAAGttagccagcaccaagccagaaggcaacaatagaagtctCATTTAAAAGACTTTACAAATGCCAGTCATATCAAAGGAAGAGAAAGTACTGACTATACACAATCAACATTTAGAGTGGATGACTCCCATAGTCAACTACCTCAAATTTGACATACACCCtaaagatgaaaaggaggccAAAAGGCTCGTAAAAGAGGCACAAAACTATACACTAGTCCACAAtatcctatacaaaagagggatctcaacaccTCTCTTAAAATGCTTTCCGACCTCTagtacaaaggaagtcttggaggacgTACGTAGTGGCATATGTGGAAACCACCTAGGAGCTCGGTCATTAGCCAAAAAAGTGATATGAGTTGGCTTTTTTTGGCTGACCTTACAAAAAGAGGCGGCCAAGTTTGTTAACACGTGCCCGCCTTGCAAAAAACATGCTAGTTTCCATGTGGCGCCCCCTGAAGAGCTCATCAGTGTTAGCTCACCATGGTCATTTGCAAAATGAGGTCTTGATCTACTTGGACCATTCCCACAAGCACCAAGCCAAGTCAAATACCTGATAGTGGAGATTGACTACTTTACTAAATGGATTGAGGTAGAGCCCTTAGCAACCATTACTGCctaaagaagtcagaaattcttgtacaaaaatattgtcacaaggtttaGGGTCCCCACACTCTATCACCACGGACAATAGAACTCAATTTTCTGACTCGACCTTTAGAAACTTAGTGTTTGACCTGAAAATAAAACATCAGTTTACATCCGTGGAGCAACCCCAGACCAATGGACAAGTTGAAGCtaccaacaaagtcatattagtTGGGTTAAAATGCTGATTACAAGATGTGAAAGGAGCTTGGGTGGACTAGCTTCCTCAAGTCTTGTGGGAATATCAGACCACTCCACATTCCACAATGGGAGAATCACCCCTCCGACTTGCATACAGAATGGAAGCAGTGATCCCCATAGAAATAGCTGAAGAATCACCTAGAGTTTTATTTTACAACGAAAGAGCTAACGCCCAGGCTAAaaaagaagagctcgacctcCTCTGTGAAATCTGAGAAAGAGCTTGGATTAAGGAGGAATCCCTGAAGCAAAGGATGGATCTAAGATACAATAGAAAGGTGATCAAGAGAAACTTCACGACCAACGACCTCGTCCTAATTCAAAACGACATCGAAATACAGAAGTCAGGTGATGGAAAGCTAGCTGCAAATTGAAAAGGACCTTACAAGATAGTAGAGATCCTAAGCAAAGGTTCCTATAAGGTGTCCGACCTTCAAGGGCGGGAGCTCCCGAGGTCTTGGCACGCTTGTAACCTAAAAAGATACTATTGCTAAAAGCCTTGTACctaggtgcactctttttcccaATAAAAAGGGTTTTTTTTTATGGGCTAGGGGCACCCAAGCTTTTAGTAAATAGCTCTATAAAGGAATTTCTTaaacattaataaaatattcctggtctatttctttttaaaagTTTTCTATTTCAAACGCATtaacttaagctcgacaaaccCCAAAAATCATTACCCGACCTAAAAGTTGTCGgcaagataaagcgacgaggtacaagttaatgtaagaagttatacaAACAACtcgttgataaaccactattttatgatttatattgtgtttaattgagtggtttttatcaaattcttgcccacttattcatatgatttgcatgaatTTATAATTCCATCCAAAAACTGttccatgattgaaaacttgcttcttagagatctttttattgtgtattttaattctcctttataccattcgatgctgtgatccgtgtgttaagtgtttcaggcttcatagggcaggaatgacttagagaatgaagaggaagcttgcaaaaagggaaggagcataagaaataaaggagacaaccagcgaacagtgatgcgcacgcatggctgacgcgtgcgcgcgaATTGGATAAAATCaaagcgacgcgtacgtgtgcttgacgcgtacgcgtggattggagttcgcgCAAACATCGcgagcgcgtgcctgacgcgcacgcgtggtaagaaaaatgctgaatgacgtgtacgcgtgacctaCGCGATCTACAGAAATTTCAGAATACGCTGGAGACAGttttgggccgcgttttgacccagatttcggcccagaaacacatattaaggtcagggaacatgcagaggcTCAAGATATCAGATcgtaattcacttttcatagtttagaggtagtttttagagagagagaggctctctcctctctcttaggaattaggattaggatttaggatttcttcatcacaggttcaatgttctttttttatgtattttctctttcatttgtttatgaacttttccatgttggatctgatttcttttattaatatttgaggtatttcagatatatggcttttatttaatttcttatattcttggttttagttgattaattggtgactcttgagttatcaaactcatcgtgttTGATGATtgtatctttgctaattgatttagattcctataactctagtctttcctcaggagttgactaggactttaggtgttaaattaattggtccacttgacttaccttcgtagttagaggttgactgagtgggagcaaaaatataattctcatcaccattgataaggataactaggataggacttccagttttcataccttgccaagagttttattaataattaatttatttttcttatcaattaaattacttgttcaaactttttcaaagccccaaaatatacctttgcataaccaataataaatcatacttccctgcaattccttgagaagacgacccgaggtttaaatacttcggttatcaattttatcaggggtttgttacttgtgacaaccaaacatttgtacgaaaggattttctgttggtttagaagctatacttacaacgcgatcatttttatgaaattctttactaggaAAAATCttatcgtcaaaatggcgccgttgccggggaattgcaaacgtgtgccttattattggtttttgtaaatatttttcaaaaaaaaaattcagattttaaaatttttatcttatcttatcttagttttaaatttcaaaattcaaatctttttcaaaaaaatcatatctttttcaaaatattttcttgtcctttttcaaaatcttatcttatctcttttttcaaaatattttctttttgttagtttttatttttattttctcttactactataaactctcacccctttggctataagtctggttacaattatgttgcaggaagaggagattataatgacaacttgcatcaaggatgggacaatcaaagatgggaggagtcacaaggatttgatcaaccctcacgGCAACAACCActtccaatggactatcaacaaccattttgtgatgcatatcaaggtaatggctatggtgagcactcttttgattatcaacaaccaccaccatatgcctatgaatcccctcctcaacataaccttggaccaccatactcacaagcccctttccaccattcacctctatATGaacctaatccatatccaccataccaaccaccttatgagccaaatgaaccatacatagaaccaccccatTCCAATAAAATTACTCTCATAagccaccacctcaatattcaccatctccatgccattatcaagatgaaccaccttcctaccatgaaccctttctccaaaataatgcaccctcctatccaccccaaacctccatggaaaatACAATTACCTCTCTCATTGGTCTCACCTCTaaactccaaaatcttatatcctGCATGGACCAACCCTCCACCTCCAAtgttcaaccctcaagctctagttcacttccatctcaaccacaaaatgatctctccatcccatcaccaccacccATGGAAGAGCAcgcacatccatcaatccaagagcaaca
This portion of the Arachis duranensis cultivar V14167 chromosome 6, aradu.V14167.gnm2.J7QH, whole genome shotgun sequence genome encodes:
- the LOC107494113 gene encoding 1-aminocyclopropane-1-carboxylate oxidase homolog 1, with protein sequence MSMIFNIESSSSLLNMEETSTIEKSHSGYDRMSEVKAFDDTKLGVQGLIENRVTKVPPIFHCNEPESNSSSKPKSKFSIPIIDINSGIIGDDVVEKVKDACENWGFFQIINHGIPVHVLDDMINGTRMFHEQDPEVRKRYYTRDLSKKVLYVSNFSLFQEPYVNWRDSLGISMAPNPPKDEELPQVCRDIVIEYSKKVKSFASTLLELVSEALGLNRNHLQEMGYGDGFVVLCHYYPVCPQPELTMGNSKHTDNDLITILLQDQIGGLQILHQNQWIDVPPIHGALVVNIGDLLQLLSNDKFISVQHRVIAKNIGPRISVATLFRTDDEAGNKTSKVFSPIKELLSEENPPIYRDTTLAEYTAHFYAKGIGTSTLSHFKL